Proteins encoded together in one Hevea brasiliensis isolate MT/VB/25A 57/8 chromosome 16, ASM3005281v1, whole genome shotgun sequence window:
- the LOC110664609 gene encoding uncharacterized protein LOC110664609 isoform X1, which yields MLPRRSFRAMTAPLKGRKWDALVIGAGHNGLIAATYLARAGLSVAVLERRHLIGGAAVTEELIPGFKFSRCSYLQSLLRPSIIKELELKRHGLKLLKPMASSFTPCLDGRYLLLGSNGEQDYLEISKFSKRDADAYPRYENKLQKFYKFMDFLLDTPTPETFHGDTSYIDRLRNNKQKSIFWARCLFNVLTLGQKDMVDLMDFLLSPTTKVLNRWFEADVLKATLAGDASIGSMASIHMPGSGYVLLHHVIGETDGDRNIWSHVEGGMGSVSLAISKAANEAGVHIATNAEVSELMIDDSGIVNGVFLADGTQVHSTVVLSNATPYKTFMELVPQNVLPDDFVRTIKYSDYSSGTTKINVAVDKLPQFQCFKMHHLEVGPHHTATIHIGCESMEEIVSACQDALNGFSSRRPIMEMTIPSSLDKTISPPGKHVIGLFTQYTPYRPSDGCWEDPKYREAYAQRCFSLIDQYASGFSSSIIGYDMLTPPDLEREFGLTGGNIFHGAMGLDSLFLMRPVKGWSGYRTPVRGLYMCGSGSHPGGGVMGAPGRNAAQVVLRDVRRSSH from the exons atgTTGCCAAGGAGGTCCTTTCGCGCCATGACAGCACCACTCAAGGGGAGGAAATGGGACGCGTTGGTCATCGGCGCTGGTCACAACGGCTTGATCGCCGCCACCTACCTCGCTCGTGCTGGCCTTTCCGTTGCTGTGCTGGAACGTCGTCACCTCATTGGCGGCGCTGCTGTCACCGAAGAATTAATCCCTGGCTTCAAGTTTTCCCGCTGCAGCTACCTGCAAAGCCTTCTCCGTCCCTCTATCATCAA GGAATTGGAGTTGAAAAGGCATGGATTGAAGCTGTTGAAGCCCATGGCTTCGTCGTTTACGCCATGTTTAGACGGGCGCTATCTTCTTTTGGGGTCTAATGGCGAACAAGATTACTTGGAGATTTCCAAATTCTCTAAGCGGGATGCCGATGCTTATCCAAG atATGAAAACAAGCTGCAGAAATTCTATAAATTCATGGATTTTCTTTTGGATACTCCTACTCCTGAGACTTTTCATGGGGATACATCTTATATAGATCGCCTGAGGAATAACAAGCAGAAATCAATTTTTTGGGCTCGTTGTCTATTTAATGTTCTCACCCTGGGGCAGAAAGATATGGT GGACTTGATGGACTTCTTATTGTCTCCAACAACAAAGGTCCTAAATAGGTGGTTTGAG GCAGATGTACTTAAGGCAACACTTGCAGGAGATGCTAGCATTGGCAGCATG GCAAGTATTCATATGCCTGGCAGTGGATATGTTCTGTTGCATCATGTTATTGGTGAAACCGATGGTGATCGTAACATTTGGTC GCATGTTGAGGGGGGGATGGGTTCAGTTAGCCTGGCCATAAGTAAAGCTGCTAATGAAGCTGGAGTTCATATTGCGACAAATGCTGAG GTTTCAGAGTTGATGATTGATGACTCTGGCATTGTAAATGGG GTCTTTCTAGCTGATGGAACACAAGTGCATTCCACAGTCGTGTTGTCAAATGCAACACCTTACAAGACCTTCATG GAATTGGTGCCTCAAAATGTTCTTCCTGATGATTTTGTCCGCACGATCAAGTACTCTGACTACAGCTCA GGGACGACAAAAATTAACGTAGCTGTTGATAAATTGCCTCAGTTCCAGTGCTTCAAAATGCATCATCTGGAGGTTGGTCCACATCATACAGCTACAATTCACATTGGTTGTGAAAG CATGGAGGAGATTGTCTCAGCTTGTCAAGATGCTTTAAATGGATTCTCATCACGAAGACCTATAATGGAAATGACAATTCCGTCTTCATTGGACAAGACCATTTCACCTCCTG GCAAGCATGTAATCGGATTATTTACGCAGTACACACCTTATAGACCCTCTGATGGTTGCTGGGAAGATCCCAAATACAGA GAAGCATATGCACAAAGATGTTTTTCCTTGATTGATCAATATGCTTCTGGCTTTAGCTCATCAATCATTGGTTATGACATGCTAACACCGCCAGATCTTGAAAGGGAATTTGGTCTCACAG GAGGAAATATTTTTCACGGTGCCATGGGTTTGGATTCACTTTTCTTGATGCGGCCTGTCAAAGGATG GTCAGGTTATAGGACACCAGTGAGAGGACTATACATGTGTGGGAGTGGATCGCATCCAGGAGGTGGAGTGATGGGTGCACCAGGTCGTAATGCTGCACAAGTTGTTCTCCGTGATGTTAGGAGAAGTTCTCATTAG
- the LOC110664609 gene encoding uncharacterized protein LOC110664609 isoform X2: protein MLPRRSFRAMTAPLKGRKWDALVIGAGHNGLIAATYLARAGLSVAVLERRHLIGGAAVTEELIPGFKFSRCSYLQSLLRPSIIKELELKRHGLKLLKPMASSFTPCLDGRYLLLGSNGEQDYLEISKFSKRDADAYPRYENKLQKFYKFMDFLLDTPTPETFHGDTSYIDRLRNNKQKSIFWARCLFNVLTLGQKDMVDLMDFLLSPTTKVLNRQMYLRQHLQEMLALAAWHVEGGMGSVSLAISKAANEAGVHIATNAEVSELMIDDSGIVNGVFLADGTQVHSTVVLSNATPYKTFMELVPQNVLPDDFVRTIKYSDYSSGTTKINVAVDKLPQFQCFKMHHLEVGPHHTATIHIGCESMEEIVSACQDALNGFSSRRPIMEMTIPSSLDKTISPPGKHVIGLFTQYTPYRPSDGCWEDPKYREAYAQRCFSLIDQYASGFSSSIIGYDMLTPPDLEREFGLTGGNIFHGAMGLDSLFLMRPVKGWSGYRTPVRGLYMCGSGSHPGGGVMGAPGRNAAQVVLRDVRRSSH from the exons atgTTGCCAAGGAGGTCCTTTCGCGCCATGACAGCACCACTCAAGGGGAGGAAATGGGACGCGTTGGTCATCGGCGCTGGTCACAACGGCTTGATCGCCGCCACCTACCTCGCTCGTGCTGGCCTTTCCGTTGCTGTGCTGGAACGTCGTCACCTCATTGGCGGCGCTGCTGTCACCGAAGAATTAATCCCTGGCTTCAAGTTTTCCCGCTGCAGCTACCTGCAAAGCCTTCTCCGTCCCTCTATCATCAA GGAATTGGAGTTGAAAAGGCATGGATTGAAGCTGTTGAAGCCCATGGCTTCGTCGTTTACGCCATGTTTAGACGGGCGCTATCTTCTTTTGGGGTCTAATGGCGAACAAGATTACTTGGAGATTTCCAAATTCTCTAAGCGGGATGCCGATGCTTATCCAAG atATGAAAACAAGCTGCAGAAATTCTATAAATTCATGGATTTTCTTTTGGATACTCCTACTCCTGAGACTTTTCATGGGGATACATCTTATATAGATCGCCTGAGGAATAACAAGCAGAAATCAATTTTTTGGGCTCGTTGTCTATTTAATGTTCTCACCCTGGGGCAGAAAGATATGGT GGACTTGATGGACTTCTTATTGTCTCCAACAACAAAGGTCCTAAATAG GCAGATGTACTTAAGGCAACACTTGCAGGAGATGCTAGCATTGGCAGCATG GCATGTTGAGGGGGGGATGGGTTCAGTTAGCCTGGCCATAAGTAAAGCTGCTAATGAAGCTGGAGTTCATATTGCGACAAATGCTGAG GTTTCAGAGTTGATGATTGATGACTCTGGCATTGTAAATGGG GTCTTTCTAGCTGATGGAACACAAGTGCATTCCACAGTCGTGTTGTCAAATGCAACACCTTACAAGACCTTCATG GAATTGGTGCCTCAAAATGTTCTTCCTGATGATTTTGTCCGCACGATCAAGTACTCTGACTACAGCTCA GGGACGACAAAAATTAACGTAGCTGTTGATAAATTGCCTCAGTTCCAGTGCTTCAAAATGCATCATCTGGAGGTTGGTCCACATCATACAGCTACAATTCACATTGGTTGTGAAAG CATGGAGGAGATTGTCTCAGCTTGTCAAGATGCTTTAAATGGATTCTCATCACGAAGACCTATAATGGAAATGACAATTCCGTCTTCATTGGACAAGACCATTTCACCTCCTG GCAAGCATGTAATCGGATTATTTACGCAGTACACACCTTATAGACCCTCTGATGGTTGCTGGGAAGATCCCAAATACAGA GAAGCATATGCACAAAGATGTTTTTCCTTGATTGATCAATATGCTTCTGGCTTTAGCTCATCAATCATTGGTTATGACATGCTAACACCGCCAGATCTTGAAAGGGAATTTGGTCTCACAG GAGGAAATATTTTTCACGGTGCCATGGGTTTGGATTCACTTTTCTTGATGCGGCCTGTCAAAGGATG GTCAGGTTATAGGACACCAGTGAGAGGACTATACATGTGTGGGAGTGGATCGCATCCAGGAGGTGGAGTGATGGGTGCACCAGGTCGTAATGCTGCACAAGTTGTTCTCCGTGATGTTAGGAGAAGTTCTCATTAG
- the LOC110664608 gene encoding SEC1 family transport protein SLY1 translates to MALNLRQKQTECIIRMLNLNQPVNATGTANEEVYKILIYDKFCQNILSPLIHVKDLRKHGVTLYFLIDKDRKPVHDVPAVFFVQPSQINIQRIIADASRSLYDSFHLNFSSSIPRPLLEDLASGTLNSESIQRISKVHDQYLEFVTLEDNLFSLAQKSSYVQLNDPSAGDREIEEIIEKIVSGLFCVLATLAVVPVIRCPRGGPAEMVASALDQKLRDHLLSKNNLFSEGGGFMSSFQRPILCIFDRNFELAVGIQHDFRYRSLVHDVLGLKLNRLSVQGEKGGMKSYELDSSDPFWAANGSLEFPEVAVEIETQLNKYKKDVDEVNRRTGGADGAEFDGTDLIGNTKHLMNAVNSLPELTERKQVIDKHTNIATVLLGEIKDRSLDSYAKKENDMMVRGGIDRNELLGVLRGKGSKMDKLRFAIIYLISSDSINQSEVESVEAALRESEVDTCAFQYVKKIKSLNVSLASANSASRSNIVDWAEKLYGQSISAVTAGVKNLLSSDRQLALTRIVEALMEGKPNPEIDSYLVFDPRAPKSGAGSSHLKGPFKEAMVFMIGGGNYVEHGSLQELAQRQQPVKHIIYGTTEILTGMEFVEQLTLLGQKMGLGSTGAPASTH, encoded by the exons ATGGCTCTCAACCTCCGTCAAAAACAAACCG AATGTATAATCCGGATGCTAAACCTGAATCAACCTGTAAATGCAACTGGTACTGCCAATGAAGAGGTCTACAAGATCttgatttatgataaattttgcCAAAATATATTATCCCCATTGATTCATGTCAAGGATCTACGCAAGCACGGGGTTACCCTCTATTTCCTTATTGACAAGGATCGGAAACCTGTTCATGATGTCCCTGCTGTGTTCTTTGTTCAACCCAGTCAAATCAACATTCAACGAATTATTGCTGATGCATCTCGCTCGCTTTATGATAGCTTCCACCTGAATTTTTCGTCTTCGATCCCTCGTCCACTTCTTGAGGATCTCGCATCTGGGACCCTGAATTCGGAATCGATACAAAGGATCTCCAAGGTGCATGATCAATATTTGGAGTTTGTGACTTTGGAGGATAATTTGTTTTCATTAGCCCAGAAATCTAGCTATGTTCAATTGAATGATCCTTCTGCTGGCGATAGGGAGATTGAAGAGATAATTGAGAAGATTGTTAGTGGTTTATTTTGTGTGCTAGCAACCCTGGCAGTTGTGCCCGTTATCAGGTGCCCAAGGGGAGGGCCAGCAGAGATGGTGGCATCGGCATTGGATCAGAAATTGAGGGATCATTTATTGTCAAAGAACAATCTGTTTTCAGAAGGTGGTGGTTTTATGAGCTCATTTCAGAGGCCCATTTTGTGTATATTTGATAGGAATTTTGAGTTGGCAGTTGGAATACAGCATGATTTTAGGTATCGCTCCCTTGTTCATGATGTACTTGGACTAAAGCTGAATAGGTTGAGCGTGCAGGGGGAAAAGGGAGGGATGAAGTCATATGAGTTGGATAGTTCTGACCCTTTCTGGGCTGCAAATGGGTCTCTGGAATTTCCTGAAGTTGCAGTAGAAATTGAGACACAATTGAATAAGTACAAGAAGGATGTTGATGAGGTGAATAGGAGGACTGGTGGAGCGGATGGGGCAGAATTTGATGGAACAGATCTGATTGGTAATACAAAACATTTGATGAATGCAGTGAACTCACTGCCTGAGTTGACGGAGCGGAAGCAGGTGATTGATAAGCACACGAACATTGCAACTGTGTTATTGGGTGAGATCAAGGATAGGTCTCTTGATTCATATGCCAAAAAAGAGAATGACATGATGGTCAGAGGTGGGATTGATCGAAATGAACTTTTGGGAGTGCTTAGAGGGAAAGGGTCCAAGATGGATAAGTTGAGATTTGCAATCATTTACCTTATATCATCTGATAGCATTAACCAGTCAGAAGTTGAATCAGTGGAAGCAGCTCTTAGGGAGTCTGAGGTTGATACTTGTGCATTCCAATATGTGAAGAAAATCAAGTCCTTGAATGTTTCACTGGCATCAGCAAATTCTGCAAGTAGGAGTAATATTGTAGATTGGGCCGAAAAGCTTTATGGACAGTCAATTAGTGCTGTGACAGCTGGTGTGAAGAATTTATTATCCAGTGATAGGCAGCTAGCATTAACAAGGATTGTGGAAGCTTTGATGGAGGGGAAACCTAATCCTGAAATTGACTCTTACCTTGTGTTTGATCCTCGTGCTCCCAAGTCAGGGGCTGGTAGCAGCCATCTCAAAGGGCCATTTAAAGAAGCTATGGTTTTCATGATTGGTGGTGGTAATTATGTGGAGCATGGCAGCTTGCAAGAGCTTGCACAGCGCCAGCAGCCTGTCAAGCATATTATATATGGAACAACGGAAATTCTCACTGGAATGGAGTTTGTTGAGCAGCTCACACTATTAGGGCAGAAGATGGGACTGGGTAGTACTGGTGCACCTGCTTCAACTCATTAG
- the LOC110664611 gene encoding proline dehydrogenase 2, mitochondrial: protein MATKVLPTKLLKRLTLFTRPLVTSSSSTSSSSSSSISAIPSLTLTQKPEPTTIIPPSTLDLKDHQKLFATLSSKKLLHASLILHMAAMDPVVDFGMWVMNSKLMGMDNIVRDLIFRAVRHTFYEHFCAGENTVELANCMKRLNESGLRGMLDFAVEFTSDNDACDRNFHGFLDTIETAKTLPPSSVSSVVVKITAICPLNLLERVSDLLRWQEKDPSFNLPWKDNTFPIFSDSSPLYHTLKKPDPLTPEEEQHLLLGQQRLLKLCQACVEANIPLVIDAEHTTVQPAVDYFTYSSAIKCNKDDNPIVYGTIQAYLKDAKERLLLATNAADKMGVPMGFKLVRGAYMSSERKLASSLGYQSPIHNNIQQTHACYNDCASFLLESITNGSHGVILATHNVESGRLAAKKAEDLGIAYWNKKLEFAQLYGMAEALSFGLRNAGFQVSKYMPFGPVETAIPYLLRRAEENRGLLSASGLDRELTRKELGRRLKAAIL, encoded by the exons ATGGCCACCAAGGTCCTTCCTACAAAGCTGCTCAAACGCCTCACCCTCTTCACTAGGCCTCTCGTCacctcctcctcctccacctcctcctcctcctcctcatccaTTTCCGCCATTCCATCCCTCACCTTGACCCAAAAACCCGAACCCACCACCATCATTCCACCATCTACCCTCGACCTCAAGGATCACCAAAAACTCTTCGCTACCCTGTCCTCCAAAAAACTCTTACATGCTTCTCTTATCCTTCACATGGCTGCTATGGATCCGGTGGTTGATTTTGGCATGTGGGTTATGAATTCTAAGCTGATGGGTATGGATAATATTGTACGTGATCTTATATTTAGGGCTGTAAGGCATACTTTCTATGAACATTTTTGTGCTGGAGAAAATACTGTGGAGTTAGCCAACTGTATGAAGAGACTCAATGAGTCTGGTTTAAGAGGGATGCTGGATTTTGCTGTGGAGTTTACAAGCGATAACGATGCCTGTGatcgaaattttcatggatttctCGACACCATTGAAACAGCCAAGACCCTCCCTCCATCTTCT GTGAGCTCAGTGGTTGTAAAGATCACTGCAATTTGCCCCCTCAACTTGCTTGAGCGAGTTAGTGACTTATTAAGGTGGCAAGAAAAAGATCCTTCTTTCAATCTTCCATGGAAAGATAATACATTTCCAATTTTCTCTGATTCTAGCCCTTTATATCACACACTCAAAAAACCAGATCCATTAACTCCAGAAGAGGAGCAACATCTCCTCTTAGGCCAGCAGAGGCTACTGAAACTATGCCAAGCATGTGTGGAGGCCAACATTCCATTAGTCATCGACGCAGAGCACACCACAGTTCAACCTGCCGTAGATTACTTTACATATTCATCAGCAATCAAGTGTAACAAAGATGATAACCCTATTGTCTATGGAACAATTCAAGCCTACTTGAAAGATGCAAAAGAGAGATTGTTACTTGCAACTAACGCTGCAGACAAGATGGGAGTTCCTATGGGGTTCAAGCTGGTGAGGGGTGCTTATATGTCAAGTGAAAGAAAATTAGCCTCTTCCTTAGGCTACCAATCTCCCATTCACAATAACATTCAGCAAACACATGCTTGCTACAATGACTGTGCTTCTTTCCTGCTTGAGTCGATCACTAATGGCTCGCATGGAGTCATTCTTGCAACCCATAATGTTGAGTCAG GGCGTCTGGCTGCGAAAAAAGCAGAGGATTTGGGAATTGCATATTGGAACAAAAAGCTCGAGTTTGCACAGCTTTATGGAATGGCAGAAGCACTTTCTTTCGGTTTAAGAAATGCAGGTTTTCAAGTCAGCAAGTATATGCCATTTGGACCTGTGGAGACGGCGATACCATACCTTCTGAGGAGGGCAGAAGAGAATAGGGGACTTTTATCTGCTTCAGGCCTTGACAGAGAACTCACCAG GAAGGAGTTGGGCAGAAGGCTAAAAGCTGCTATCCTCTGA
- the LOC110664607 gene encoding probable inactive ATP-dependent zinc metalloprotease FTSHI 3, chloroplastic, with the protein MAAFSVVCNNGLLISKENLGVHSGKAKSLRRYTSVCYNSVLIGSVGIYNIGNSQHFILSRNKFRSVYDGKSEVPFLRFCVSFKSRHGLCCHNNIGPSMTEDTGNEQSHLKKRVTTGLRKRFSLRLRPRLRLLMIRLKKVSVRSMLNDFVMFLRKNIKKLTLYSSISLALGICYLFLRLTALPSPKIVPYSDLITSLQNDSVSKVLLEEGSRRIYYNTKSQGIENTQDTEGKSPMMDVSNESAAAAAARGGIVSTAGHKSKVDILKKFSGSRASTPKWQFSTRKIDHDEKFLLSLMREKGIVYSSAPQSVLMSMRNTLITIMSLWIPLTPLMWLLYRQLSAANSPAKKRRPNNQMVTFDDVEGVDAAKVELMEIVSCLQGAINYQKLGAKLPRGVLLVGPPGTGKTLLARAVAGEAGVPFFSVSASEFVELFVGRGAARIRDLFNAARKCAPSIIFIDELDAVGGKRGRSFNDERDQTLNQLLTEMDGFESDMKVVVVAATNRPEALDPALCRPGRFSRKVLVGEPDEEGRKKILAVHLRGVPVEEDTDLICDLVASLTPGFVGADLANIVNEAALLAARRGGVTVTREDIMEALERAKFGINDSHLKPSAISKELGKLFPWIPSILGRNDRGQDGLQGPLGYQTLS; encoded by the exons ATGGCTGCTTTTTCTGTTGTTTGTAATAATGGGTTATTGATTAGTAAAGAGAACTTGGGGGTTCATAGTGGAAAGGCCAAGTCTTTGAGGAGATACACAAGTGTTTGTTATAATTCAGTTCTTATAGGCTCGGTGGGAATTTACAACATTGGCAATTCCCAACATTTTATTCTTTCTAGGAATAAATTTAGGTCAGTTTATGATGGAAAAAGTGAAGTTCCCTTCTTGAGGTTTTGTGTTTCTTTTAAGTCTCGACATGGATTATGTTGTCATAATAATATTGGGCCATCGATGACAGAAGACACAGGAAATGAACAATCACATTTGAAAAAGAGAGTCACTACTGGTTTGAGAAAGCGATTTTCATTGAGATTGCGACCAAGATTGCGGTTGTTGATGATAAGATTGAAGAAAGTTTCAGTAAGGTCAATGTTGAATGATTTTGTAATGTTCTTGAGAAAGAATATAAAGAAATTGACGCTTTATTCTTCAATTTCTCTTGCACTGGGGATATGCTACTTGTTCTTGAGGTTAACTGCATTGCCATCTCCGAAGATTGTTCCATACTCGGATTTAATAACAAGCCTTCAAAATGATTCCGTTTCAAAAGTTTTACTTGAAGAGGGATCTCGTCGAATATATTACAACACAAAATCTCAGGGCATTGAAAATACTCAAGATACGGAAGGAAAATCTCCAATGATGGATGTTTCAAATGAGAGTGCAGCTGCTGCAGCTGCAAGAGGAGGTATTGTGAGTACCGCCGGCCACAAATCAAAAGTAGATATATTGAAGAAGTTTTCAGGGTCTCGAGCTTCTACTCCCAAGTGGCAGTTTTCTACTAGGAAAATAGATCATGATGAGAAATTTCTTCTTAGTTTGATGAGAGAAAAGGGAATCGTGTATAGCTCCGCCCCTCAATCAGTTTTGATGTCAATGAGGAATACATTGATAACCATAATGTCTCTCTGGATTCCTTTAACCCCTTTGATGTGGCTCCTGTATCGTCAACTTTCTGCTGCTAACAGCCCCGCAAAAAAGCGGCGACCTAATAATCAGATGGTCACTTTTGATGATGTGGAGGGGGTTGATGCTGCTAAGGTAGAGCTTATGGAG ATTGTTTCATGCCTGCAAGGAGCTATAAACTACCAAAAACTAGGAGCAAAGTTACCTAGAGGTGTGTTGTTGGTTGGTCCACCTGGAACAGGGAAAACATTGTTGGCCCGTGCAGTTGCTGGAGAAGCAGGAGTACCATTTTTCAGTGTTTCTGCTAGTGAATTTGTGGAGTTGTTTGTTGGAAGAGGAGCAGCTCGCATTAGAGATCTCTTTAATGCGGCAAGGAAATGTGCCCCATCGATTATATTTATTGATGAACTTGATGCAGTTGGGGGAAAACGTGGTAGAAGTTTCAATGATGAGCGTGACCAGACACTAAACCAG TTGCTGACAGAAATGGATGGATTTGAGTCGGATATGAAAGTGGTTGTTGTTGCAGCAACTAACAGACCAGAAGCACTGGATCCTGCCCTTTGTAGGCCTGGTCGATTCTCAAGGAAGGTACTTGTAGGAGAACCTGATGAAGAAGGAAGGAAAAAGATCTTGGCTGTACATTTGAGAGGAGTTCCTGTAGAAGAAGACACAGATCTCATCTGTGATCTAGTTGCTTCTTTGACCCCAGGTTTTGTAGGAGCTGATCTTGCAAACATTGTCAATGAAGCTGCTTTACTTGCTGCACGGAGGG GTGGTGTGACTGTAACAAGGGAAGATATAATGGAAGCTCTCGAAAGAGCGAAGTTTGGGATCAATGATAGCCATCTGAAGCCCAGTGCAATAAGCAAGGAGCTGGGGAAACTTTTCCCATGGATACCATCTATACTGGGAAGGAATGACAGAGGACAAGATGGTTTGCAGGGGCCTCTGGGTTACCAAACTCTGAGCTAA